Proteins from a genomic interval of Alphaproteobacteria bacterium:
- a CDS encoding sugar ABC transporter substrate-binding protein gives MARRFGSAASVFAATCLAWAAAAAQDRPYDGVTLNLASMNDPFSGPLVTLAERFGAETGITVKVDILSYPELLTKVTADFIGDTGGYHIVTMDNVWAGQFAEAGHSVVLNDWMARDAAEIGLDDIYPVIMTALGNYQGAQVAFPFSGYANVLAYRTDLYDKAGLQPPSTMEELVAAAKALTDRDANQYGWVANGQRGPAVAQDWMQYNSQMGGSIMGADGLPAINAPANVASLAVYKQLFDEAAPPGAVDYDWGGREESFRQGLVANMQTWSVGAAGYDNPDMSKVVGLNRVVFAPTGEGLPPRCGVGGWGLAINADIDDTEQAAAWEFIKWITSPAIQKEMSLLGGGGYIRASTTADPELQAKYPFLPVIDQCFVNGDGDFRPRIPEYPEIQDILGSAVNAVLAGGEDPQAALDEAQDQAMGLF, from the coding sequence CGTTCTCCGGGCCGCTGGTCACGCTCGCCGAACGGTTCGGCGCCGAGACCGGGATCACGGTCAAGGTCGACATCCTCAGCTATCCCGAGCTGCTGACCAAGGTCACCGCCGACTTCATCGGCGACACCGGCGGCTATCACATCGTCACCATGGACAACGTCTGGGCCGGGCAGTTCGCCGAGGCCGGGCACAGCGTCGTGCTGAACGACTGGATGGCGCGCGACGCCGCCGAGATCGGCCTCGACGACATCTATCCGGTGATCATGACCGCGCTCGGCAACTACCAGGGCGCGCAGGTCGCCTTCCCCTTCTCCGGCTATGCCAACGTGCTGGCCTACCGCACCGACCTGTACGACAAGGCCGGGCTGCAGCCGCCGTCGACGATGGAGGAGCTGGTGGCGGCGGCGAAGGCACTGACCGACCGCGACGCCAACCAGTATGGCTGGGTGGCCAACGGCCAGCGCGGCCCGGCTGTGGCGCAGGACTGGATGCAGTACAATTCGCAGATGGGCGGCTCGATCATGGGCGCGGACGGCCTGCCGGCGATCAACGCGCCCGCGAACGTGGCCAGCCTTGCCGTCTACAAGCAGCTGTTCGACGAAGCGGCACCGCCCGGGGCGGTGGACTACGACTGGGGCGGCCGCGAGGAATCGTTCCGCCAGGGCCTGGTCGCCAACATGCAGACCTGGTCGGTCGGTGCCGCCGGCTACGACAACCCGGACATGTCGAAGGTGGTCGGGCTGAACCGGGTGGTGTTCGCACCGACCGGCGAAGGCCTGCCGCCGCGCTGCGGCGTCGGCGGCTGGGGGCTGGCCATCAATGCCGATATCGACGACACCGAGCAGGCGGCCGCCTGGGAATTCATCAAGTGGATCACCAGCCCGGCGATCCAGAAGGAGATGTCGCTGCTCGGCGGCGGCGGCTACATCCGCGCCAGCACCACCGCCGATCCGGAACTGCAGGCGAAATACCCGTTCCTGCCGGTGATCGACCAGTGCTTCGTCAACGGCGACGGCGACTTCCGGCCGCGCATCCCGGAATATCCGGAGATCCAGGACATCCTGGGTTCCGCTGTCAACGCGGTGCTGGCCGGCGGCGAGGACCCGCAGGCGGCGCTCGACGAGGCCCAGGACCAGGCGATGGGGCTGTTCTGA